Proteins encoded in a region of the Lycorma delicatula isolate Av1 chromosome 6, ASM4794821v1, whole genome shotgun sequence genome:
- the LOC142326838 gene encoding uncharacterized protein LOC142326838, translating into MSMSFFGTIMAKKGCFMIGLLIFCTYWQLYQSYSSSETSWLEPFPGDTVSWEKYKMMFNKQYSNIEEEYNHYLMFIKNVEYIKAYNELYREGKVSYVESLNQGSDMQSFEVSMGYEDTNNS; encoded by the exons atgaGCATGTCTTTTTTTGGTACAATTATGGCTAAAAAAGGTTGCTTTATGATAGGCCTGTTAATTTTTTGTACCTATTGGCAATTATATCAATCATATTCCAGTTCTGAAACAAGTTGGCTTGAACCATTCCCTGGAGACACAGTTTCTTGGGAGAAGTACAAA ATGATGTTTAATAAACAGTATTCTAATATAGAAGAAGagtataatcattatttaatgtttataaaaaatgttgaatacatTAAGGCTTATAACGAATTATATAGAGAAGGAAAAGTATCATATGTCGAGAGTTTAAACCAGGGTTCTGATATG cAATCATTTGAAGTTTCAATGGGTTATGAAGACACAAACAATTCTTAG